GCCCCGCTCGGGATGTTCGCGTACGTGAGGATGCAGGCGGCGGAGAGGACCGCGAACAGCAGGATGTTGCGCTTGCGGCCCAGCCGGTCGGTGAGGTATCCGCCGGTCAGGTAGCCCAGGAAGGCACCCGAGATCAGGAAGGTCAGGTAGCCGCCGGTGCCGACGACGGACAGTCCGCGCTCCGACTTCAGATAGGTGGGCACCCAGGTGGCCAGCGTGTAGTAGCCGCCCTGGACACCGGTGGAGAGCAGGACCGCGAAGAAGGTGGTGCGCAGCAGACCTGGTGCCCCCGCCGTGCCGGGCTTGAAGATGGCGGTGAACGACCCCTTGTCCGCGCTCTTCTCGCGTACCGCGGTCGCCCCGGGCGCGTCCTGCACCCGCCGCCGCACCCACACCACGAGCAGCGCCGGCAGCGCCCCGGTCCAGAACATCACGCGCCAGGCGAGATCGTCGCCGAGGAACTGGAAGACCAGCGTGTAGACCACCACCGCGAGACCCCAGCCGACGGCCCACGCACTCTGGACCGCGCCGAGCGTCCGTCCCCGGTGCCGGGGGCTCGCGTACTCCGCGACGAGGATGGCGCCGACGGCCCACTCGCCGCCGAACCCGAGGCCCTGGAGGGCGCGGAACACCAGCAGCGTCTCGTAGTTGGGTGCGAAGCCGCAGGCGACCGTGAACACCGCGTACGTGACGACGGTGATCATCAGCGCTCTCACGCGGCCGATCCGGTCCGCGACCACGCCGGCGACGGCGCCGCCGATCGCGGAGACGACCAGGGTGACAGTGGTGAACAGGCCCGTCTGGCCGCTGTCGAGGCCGAAGTAGGCGGCCAGGGCGACCATGCTGAGCGGCAGGGTGAAGTAGTCGTACGAGTCGAGGCCGTAGCCGCCGAACGCGCCGCCGAAGGCACGTCGGCCGCGCGGGCCGAGGGCGCGCAGCCAGCCGAACGCGCCTTCCTGGACGGTGGGTTCACCCGCGACGGGTGGAGTGTCGGCGGTCAGGGACGGGGGCGGAGGGGTCGTGCTCATGGGCACCTCGCAGGGAGGGACGGAGGGTGCTTGAGGACTGAGCCGTGCCGTGCGGAAGCGGTGGGCGCCGGGGCGGTGCGAACGGGGCGGTCCGTGGGTCGTGTCTGCCGGCGCCTGTTCGACAAGGTAGAGGATCGTTGAACGATCCTTCAATACCCCTGTTGTTTCGTTCCCGGGTCTGCGGTTGAATTCCGGGCATGGCAGAGCTGACGGAACTGGCCGACGACCGAGCCCTGTTGGGCCGCACCAGCACCGCCGAGCGGGTCTCGGACATCCTCAGGTCCCGCATCGCCGAGGGCTTCTTCCCGCCCGGGACGCGGTTGTCCGAGGACAGCATCGGCGGCGCGCTCGGCGTCTCGCGGAACACGCTGCGGGAGGCGTTCCGGCTGCTCACGCACGAACGGCTGCTGGTGCACGAGCTCAATCGCGGGGTCTTCGTGCGGGTGCTCACCGTCGAGGACGTCGAGGACATCTACCGCACCCGGGCCCTCGTCGAGTGCGCCGTCGTCCACGGGCTCGGGGACCCCCCGTACGCCGTGGAGGGGCTCGCGGCGGCCGTCGCGGAGGGGCGGCGGGCAGCCGCTGAAAGTGACTGGAAAGGGGTGTCCACGGCCAACATCCACTTCCACCGCGCACTGGTCGCCCTGGCCGGCAGCGCCCGCACCGACGAGGTGATGCGCAGCGTCTTCGCCGAACTCCGCCTCGCCTTCCACGTCGTGGACGACCCGCGCCGGCTCCACGAGCCCTATCTGGCCCGCAACCACGAGATCCTCCGAACCCTCCAGGAGGGCGCACGAGACACCGCCGAGCACCTCCTCGCGGCCTACCTCGCCGACTCCCTGAAGGGCCTCGTCGAGGTGTACGCACGTCGGGTGGCGGACGGGGGACAGGGGACCGGCTGACCGGCGGTCCCGGGTGAGGAGCCCGGGAGCCTGCAAGCGGCTCTGCCGGGCGGGCGCCCGGAGGGCCCCTGACCTGTCGCGAGCGGCGAGGCCGCGGGCGAGCCGCGCACGGCCCTGGGAGCGCCGTCGGCCCTGGGAGGCGCGTCCGGCCCTGGGCGCGCCCCCGGCCCTGGGAGCGGCCGAGCTCGCACCGCCGTGCTCCATGGCCGGGGAGGCCGATCCGGACGAAACCGGAACCGGGGGCTCGATCCGGCAGTTCCACCGGGGCGGTCGGCCTCGATCCGGCACTCCCGCCGGGACGGTCGGACGGGCATGCCGTCCCGGTCGGGCCAGCCGGCCCTGCCGCGCCGATCAGGCCTGCCGGATCGGGCGGCCTGAGGGCGGGGGCGAACGCCGGGGTCGACGAGAACGCGGGGCGACAGGGAGGGCGAGGACAGGGGCAGGCCGGGGGCGCCGGTCGCTTCTGCGTCGTTTCGACCGTTGTCGGACCGAGGACCTAGTCTGTGCACCGTGACTTCGCCTGCAACGACGGACAGCGTTCCGCCCCAGCTCAGCGCGGGGCCGCGCCCGGCTCCGGGTCCGGCCGCCGACGAGGGCCTGGCGCGGCGGCTGCGCGCGCTCGCCTGCACCGCGCCGCTGCACGACCTGGACGTGCGCAAGGCGAACCTCGCGGGCGAGTACACGGTGTACGGCATGGCCGAGGTCGCCCTCGCCGCCATCGACCTCGTCACACTGAACATGGACTTCGACACGGGTGCCGACCACGACCAGATAGTGGCCAGGCTCATCCCGCGCATCGCCGCCCAGGCCCCCCGCCGCCCCGTCGTCGAGCACGAGCGCGTGGCCCGCTGGGTCCTGGAGAACCTGATCAACGTCGGCAGCGTCGACCGGGGCTTCCGCGCCGTGTACGGCACCTTCGCCCCGGACGGCTCGTACGTCCGGCGTGACTACGACTTCAAGCTGATCGAGGAGGTCCCCGGCTACGGGGGCAGCGTCTACCTCCGGACGACCGACGAAGCGGTCAACGTCCTGGTCGGCGCCCTCGACACGGACGTCACGAGCGCGCAGATCGCCGCCGAGGTCAAGCTGGAGGTCCTGATCAGCCGCGGCCGGCTCGCCGACGCGCAGCTCGCCGCCGAGCAGGCCCGCTACCGCACCGTGCAGTACGCGGAGACCCTCCGCAAAGCCCTCGACGCGACCCGGCGCAACGTACGGGCCGTCGACTGGCTCCAGGCCGTCCCCGACATGATCGCCGAGGCCCTGGACCACGTCGCCGACCGGTACCGCCACGAGAACGCGATCCTCACCAACATCCGCAAGGCCCGCGACGAGTCCGAGGACCCCGAGCAGAAGCGGCGCGCCGCCGAGCTGGTCGACATCGTCAAGGACTGCATCCGCCGGCACACCCAGCTCCAGTCCCGCCTCCTGGAGGCGGGACCGCTGTTCCGCGCCGAGCAGGACCGGCAGGCCTTCGGCACGCCCATGACCACCTCGGGCATCGACCTGTACGGACACCTCGTCGCGCCCGTGCTGCCCCTCCCGGTCGAGAGCGCGCTGCGCGTCACCGACGCCTTCTTCGCCCGGGGCACGGGCCTGCGCACCCCTGTCGCCGTCCGCGTCGGAGATCTCGTCGACATCCTGCTGACCCCGCCGCAGGAGCGCGAGCACCTCGGCGCGGAGATGCCCGAGCCCGACCTGATCGCCACACCGGACGACAGCCGTTTCAGCGAGCAGCAGCTGGCCTCCGCCATGGACCTGCTGAACCTCCCCGCCGACGCCCCCCGCCGGTTGTCCGGTCTGCTGGCCGACGCCCGCCGCCGCGACCCCGAACTTCCTTATCTGGTCGCCCTGTTGGCGGTGCACGCCGCGAGCCCGCCGGTCGGCACCGCCTACCGCCAGGGCGAGGAGCGCCTGCTGTTCGCCGTGGACGACGGGACCGAGCTGGACGACCCGGAGTTCGGCGGCGCCGACCTGATCGTGGGCATGGCGCTCCTCGACGCGGCAGGGATGAAGGCGGACCGCGCGTGAACGCCCCGCCGTACCACCCGGCCCCTCCCGGCCGACGAGCACTGCCGGGCGCCACGGCCCACGCCCCCGTAGCTGCCCATGGCCGGCCGAACCCCGTACCTCGCCGTCCCGACCCCGTACGTCCGAACAAGGAGTCCCAGCCGTGACCGAGCACGTCGAGTGGAGTGAACCGGAGGCCGTCGCCGCTCCGGCGAACGCCCCCGTCACCCCTGCCGACGCCGCCGACGCGGCGCGGCTCGTCGCCTTCGGACTCCAGCCCAAGCTGCAGCCCGCACGCGACCAGGAGTACGCCGAACTGCTGCGCCGCTACCGCGAGGACCCGCCGTTCGCGCGGCTCGCCGACGCGGTCGCGGCGGGCCTCGGACTCATCGTCCTGGAGGTGTCCCCGCGCGCGGGGATGGCGGTGACCGCCGCCGAGGACTCGGTCTTCGCCGTCCGCATGGGCGACTACGCGCGCCGCGCCTCGGCGGACTCCGGAGACCGCTTCCTGCACGGCCTCGCCCACCTCGCCGTCGCCGCCATGGCCTTCCCGCGCCCCGAGGACCTCGCGGACGACGGCTACATCGGGCGCGTCTCGGTCAACGGCGTCGACGCGTTCGTCCGGCAGGCCTGCCGCCGCCTGGAGGAACGGGCCGAGGAGACGGGTGAGAACACCGACCCGGCGACGGACGCGCCGGGCCTGGAGGCGGCCTGGCGGATCTGGGCCCGGCGCAGTTCCACCGGCGCCACCAAGGACGCCCGAAGACTGGCCGGCTCGACGACCGGCATCATCGCGAAGGCCGTCGCGTTCCTCACCGAATCCGGCTTCCTCCAGCGCACCGGGGACGACGCCGGCGGCACCTACCGGACGACGGCGCGCTACCAGCTCCAGGTCCGCGACATGGCGGGCACCGCCGCGATGGGCGAACTGCTGGAGCTGGGCGTCGTCCCGGTGACCGACGGCACCGCGACCCTGCTGCCCGCCGAGGACACCGACGACCTGGAGCTGGCGGCCGGCGCCGGACTGCCCTTCCACTCCTGACGCGGCCCGCCCCGGCCCCCGACCACGCCCCACCTCCCCTCACGACGACGAGAGTCCGCCGCCATGTACGAGCTGTCCCGGGTCCGCCTCTACTCCATCGGGCCTGCCGGTGCGCGCTACGCCGACACCGTGCTGGACCTGCGCGGAGTCGGCGAGCCCGTGCCCGACCCCGCGCCCACCCAGGCGGAGTTCTTCGCGGAGGAGCCGGTCGGCCCGCCGCGCCGCCCCGCCCCCGCCGGCGTGCTCTTCCTGGAGAACGGCGGCGGCAAGTCGGTCCTGCTCAAGCTGATCTTCTCGGTGATGCTGCCCGGCCACCGCAACACCCTGGGCGGCGCCAGTTCCGGTGTGCTGCGCAAGTTCCTCCTCGCCGACGACTGCGGACACGTCGCCCTGGAGTGGCAGCACACCATCACCGGCGAGTGCGTGGTCGTCGGCAAGGCGAGCGAATGGCGCGGACGCCAGGTCTCCAACGACCCGAGGAAGTTCGCCGAGGCCTGGTACTCGTTCCGGCCCGGTCCCGGACTCAGCCTCGACAACCTGCCCGTCGCCGAGGCCACCGCCGTACGGCCCCTCGCCGAGGGAGCCTCCGGCGCGCAGGGCAGGCGCCGCACCATGAAGGGCTTCCGGGACGCGATCACCGAGGCGGGCAAGGCGTACCCCCACCTGGAAGTCCACTGGGAGGAGATCCACGACCGCTGGAACGAACACCTCGGCGACCTCGGACTGGACCCCGAACTCTTCCGCTACCAGCGGGAGATGAACGCCGACGAAGGTGAGGCCGCCGGTCTCTTCGCGGTCAAGAAGGACTCCGACTTCACCGACCTGCTGCTGCGCGCCGTCACCGACACCCGCGACACCGACGGACTCGCCGACCTGGTCGGCGGCTTCGGCAACAAGCTCGGACGGCGCGCCGAACTCATCGCCGAGCGCGACTTCACCGCCGGGTCCGTCGACCTGCTGGGACGCATCGTCGACGCCGGCGAAGCACGGGCCCGCGCACGGGACATCCACTCCGGCGCGGAGCGACGGACCCGGACCCTCGCCCGCAGACTGTCGGCACGCGCCGTACAGGAACGGGTGCGCGCGGGAGAGCTCGCCCAGCGGGTCACCGCCGCCGCGTACGCCGTCACCCATGCCGAGGGCGCCCGTGAGCGCAGCGCGCTGATCGCCGCCGAACTCGCCTACCGGCACGCCTCCCTGGCCCTCGCCGGAGCGGAGAAGTCGGCCGCCGCGCAGAAGCGGGAGCTGGCCGACGCGCGCACCCTCCACTCCGCCTGGCAGGCCGCCGAAGCCGTGCTGCGGCACCGCGCCGCCGCCGACCGCTCCACCCGCGTGGCCGCCGCGATCCGCGAGGCCGAGCGGGACGCCGCACCCGCCCTCGCGGCTCGCGCCCGGGCCGCCGTCGACCTCGTACGCGCCCTGCACCGGGCCGCCGACGGCGCCGAGTCCCTGGCCAACGAGCAGGAGGAGCGGTCCGCGGGCCTCCAGGAGATCGGTGAGCGCTCGCACGCCGACGCGACGGCCGCCGCCACCGCGGCCCAGCGCGCCCGCAGCGAGGTCGGCCACCTGAAGCAACGCCTGGCCGAGGTCGAGCAGGAGACCGCCGAGGCGGTCCGCGCCGGCTGGCTGGACGACACCGCCCCCGACGCCGACCCGGCCCGCGCCGCCCTCGCCGCCAGCGACGCCGAGAAGACCGCCGTCGCCGGCTGGGGCACCGCCCGCGAGGCCTCCCGGCGCGCCGCCGACCACGCGCGCGAGGCGGCGTCCACCGAGTCCCGTGCCGAACTGACGGCCGCCCGCGCGGCGGACGCGGCGACCGCCGCCGAGGGCTCGTACGCCGCGGAGCGCCGCACGGCCGAGGCCCTCGCGGAGGAGGAGCGGCTCGTGGAGCTGCTCGGCCTGCCGGGCGCCGACACCCGCGGCGCCGGCGCCGTGCCCCGGCCCCGCCGCGACGAGGAGACCGACGGCACCGCCGCCCTCACCGACGGCGCGCCCCTGACACCCGAACAGCTCGACCGGTACGCCGACGACCTGCGCTCACTCCTCGACGACGGCGTCGCCTCCGCCGAACGCCACCTCTTCGAACTGCGCACCGCCGCGGCCGACGACGCGCGCATCCTCGGAGCACTCGGCGACGGCGGCCTGCTGCCCCCCGGCCCGGACGTCCTCGCCACCGTCGAGTACCTCGGCGAACACGGCATCCCCGCGCTCCCCGGCTGGCGCTACCTCGCCCAGGCCGTCGACCCCGTCGACCACGCGCGCGTGCTCGCCGCCCGCCCCGAACTCGTCGACGGCGTGATCATCACCGACCCGGACACCCACGCCCGGGCCCGCGAGACGCTCGGCGACGCCGCCCTGCTGCCGCGCTCGGCGGTCGCCGTCGGTACGGCCGCCGCCCTGCTCGCCCCGACCCCGGCCGACGACGCGGGAGACGCCGGCGTCTTCCTCGTACCGCCGAACCCGGCCATGCACGACGAGCACGCGGCCGACGAGGAGCGCCAGGCGCTGCGGGCCCGCGCGGGTCTGCGGGACGAGGAGATCCGGACGCTCGCCGCCCGCCTCGGCAAGGACCGGGAACTGGCGGCACGGCTCGCGTCCTGGCGCACCGGCTGTCCGGCCGGACGGCTCGTCGAACTCGCCGCGACCGCCCGGGACGCGCGGGCCTTCGCCGAGGAGGCCGAGGCCGAGCTGACGGAGGCACGCACCGTCCGGGCCGAAGCCGATGAAACCGCGGCCGACGCCGCCCACGTACGCGACGAGCGACAGGAGGCCGCGCAGAAGGCCCGGCGCGCCGCCGACGCACTCGCCGGACTCGCCTTCCGGCTCCGTGAACGCGCCGGATGGCAGGTCCGGCTCCGTGAACTCGCCGACGAGGCCGCCGAGTCCGAGGCCCGCGCCCAGGAGTGCCTGGAGCGCGCCCGCGCCGCCGACGAGGACCGCCGCGCCACCCAGCGCGCCGCCGACGACGCCCGCCGCACGGCCCGCGCCCTGCGGGCGGAGCGTGCGGAGATCGCCGGCGCACCGGACGACGTGGCGCAGGACGACACGGCCGCGCAGTCCTCGCTGCCCGCCCTGCGGGAGGCCTACCGGGCCGCGTCCCAGCTCTACGAGAAGGTCGGCGTCGGCGCCGACCTGCGGGCCGAGCAGGCACGCGCCGAGAGCGACGAGAGCGCGGCCCTCGCCGATCTCGACCGCCTCAGCAACAAGGTCCGCACCCGGGCTGCCCAGCTCCTGGAGTCGCCCGACGGATCCGACGGCCCCTCCCGGCAGGCCGCCGTCGCGCGCGCCGACGAGCTGGTGCAGCTCCTGGAGACCCGGATGTCCACCGCGAGCGAGCAGCTCGGGCGGCTGCGCGGTGAGGCGGAGCGGCACGCGCCCGAGGAGGGCGGCGCGCACACCGAGCTGGCCGATGATCTCGTGCCGCGCGACGCCGAGCACGCCCAGGCCCTGCTCCGCACCGCCACCACCGAACTCGCCACCCGGGCCGAGGCGTTGGAGCGGGCGCGGGAGTCGCACGGCGAGTTCCTCGGCGCCCACCGGTCCGCCGAGGACGCGGCCGGCGGCTTCGACGAGACGTCCGCCCTGCTCAGGGACCTGCTCCGCGAGCACTCCGACGAGGAGCAGGAGGAGCCCGAGCCGTACCCCGGGAGCCTCGAGGAGGCACGGCACTCCGCCGCCGAGAGCCGCCGCTCGCTGCGCGGCTGCGCCGCCGACCTCAGTGCGGCCGAGGGTGCCGTCCGTGAGGCCTGCGACATCCTCGTACGGCACGCCAACTCCACCCGCTACGAGCAGGTGCGGACCCCCGCGCGGCAGCAGATCCGTGAGCTGCCCGCCTCCTCGCTGCCGGAGCACGCGCACAAGTGGGCGGACGCGTTCGCGCCCCGACTGCGCGTGCTGACCGACGAGTTGGAGCAGCTGGAGCGCAACCGCGACTCGATCGTGGACCGGCTGCGGGGACTCGTGGAGTCCTCCCTCGCCACCCTGCGGTCGGCGCAGCGCCTGTCCCGGCTCCCGGAAGGCCTCGGCGAGTGGTCCGGGCAGGAGTTCCTGCGCATCCGCTTCGAGGAGCCCGACCAGGCCACCCTCACCGAGCGGCTCGGAGAGGTCGTCGACGAGGCGACCCGCGCCGCCGTCAAGAAGAACTCCGACATGCGGCGCGACGGCATGTCCCTGCTGCTGCGCGGCGTCGGCGCCGCACTCCAGCCCCGGGGCGTCGCCGTCGAGATCCTCAAGCCGGACGCCGTCCTGCGCGCCGAACGCGTCCCCGTCGGACAGATGGGCGACGTGTTCTCCGGCGGTCAGCTGCTCACCGCCGCCATCGCGCTGTACTGCACGATGGCGGCCCTGCGGAGCAACGACCGCGGCCGGGACAAGCACCGGCACGCGGGCACCCTCTTCCTCGACAACCCCATCGGCCGCGCCAACGCGACCTACCTGCTGGAGCTCCAGCGGGCCGTGTCGGACGCGCTCGGCGTCCAACTCCTCTACACCACCGGCCTGTTCGACACGACCGCGCTCGCCGAGTTCCCGCTCGTCATCCGCCTGCGCAACGACGCGGACCTGCGCGCAGGGCTGAAGTACATCAGCGTGGAGGAACACCTCCGGCCGGGACTCCCGAAGGAGGCCCCGGCCGGCGAGGCCGCGCACACCGAGATCACCGCGACACGCATGTACAAGCGCCCGGCGCCGGTCACCCCCTAGGGACCCGGCCAGGGAGCCGCGCACCGGTCACGGTCTTGCGCGCGGCTCCTCGGGCGCCCGGCGGGGCCGGGGCTTCAGGGGCCCGTCCGCGCGTCCTCCTTCACCAGGTCGGCGCACTTCTCGCCGATCATCATCGTCGTGATGCACGGGTTCACGGAGATCAGATCCGGCATCGCCGAGCCGTCCGCGACCCGCAGGCCCCCGACCCCCTTGACCCGCAGCCGGGCGTCGAGCGGGGCCGACGGGTCGTCGTCCGCGCCCATCTTCACGGTGCAGGACGGGTGGTAGACGGTGTTGTGCGTCTTGTGGATGTAGTCCAGCAGTTCGTCGTCGGAACGGACCTCGGGGCCGGGCGCCAGCTCCGCCCCCGCCCAGCCGCTCAGCGCCGGCTGCGCGGCGATCCGCCGGGCCAGCTTCAGCCCGTACGTCATGACCCGCACGTCGTGCTCGTGCGTGAAGTAGCGCGGGTCGACCATCGGCTTGTCCCGGTAGTCCCGGGTGCGCAGCCGCACCGTGCCGCGCGACTTCGCGCGCGTCACGTTCGGAGTGAGGCAGAACGCGTTCTCCGACGTGGGGAAGCCGTGCCGCGCGGTGTTCATGTCGAACGGCACCGAGCCGTAGTGGAACATCAGGTCCGGCCGGTCCAGGCCCGGCTCGGTGTCGTAAAAGATCCCCGCCTCCCACCACTGGCTGGACGTGGTGGGCATGGGCTGCCGGGCCTCCCACATGATGACGCCCTCGGGATGGTCCTGGAGGTTCTCGCCGACCCCCGCCGCGTCGACGACCACCTCCACACCGACCTCGCGGAGATGCGCCGCCGGGCCGATCCCCGACAGCATCAGCAGCTTCGGGGTGTCGACGGAACCGCAGGAGACGATCACCTCGCGACGGGCGCGGACCGTCCGGGTGTGGACGAGATCCGGGTCCAGATACTGCGCGCCCACGCACCTCCGCCCCTCCAGGACCAGCTTCTTCGCCCGCACTCCCGTCCGCACCGCAAGGTTCGGCCGCTTGCCCATGACCGGGTGGAGGTACGCCACCGATGAGGACTGCCGGATGTTGTTCTCGTCGGAGTTGATCTGGAACCAGTTGGCTCCCCGGACCACCGTCGTCCCGCTGTTGAACGGGGTCGTCGGGATGCCTTCCTGGGCGCACGCCTCCAACAGGGCCGCGCCGCACGGGTCCTCGCCCTTGAGCGTGCGCAGCTTCACCGGCCCGGTGCGGCCGTGGTGATCGCCGGGAGCGTCGTTCGACTCCAGCCTCCGGTACAGCGGGAAAAGGTCTGCGGAGCCCCAGCCCGTACAGCCGGCGGCGGCCCAGTCGTCCAGGTCCTCCGCCGGTGCCCAGAAGGCGATGCACGAGTTGTGCGACGAACAGCCGCCGAGCACCTTGGCCCGGGCGTGCCGCATGAAGCTGTTGCCGCTGGCCTGCGGCTCGACCGGATAGTCCCAGTCGTAACCGGATTCCAGCAGACCCATCCAGCGGTCCAGTCTGAGGACGTCCTCGTCACCGACGTCGCTGGGACCGGCCTCCAGGACGCACACGGTGACGGACGGATCCTCGGAGAGCCGGGCGGCGACCACGTTGCCCGCGGTGCCACCGCCCACCACGACATAGTCGAACTCATCGATGCTCATGCGCTGTTGCCCTCCATCAGTCGGCTGCCGGGGCGGTGAGCGGGGCCGTCGGGGCGGGATCCGGCCGGTGCGAGTCGAGCACACCGGTGCGGTGCCGCTGGACGAACCAGTAGTAGGCGAAGCCGCCTCCTGCGATGACCGCGACGAACAGCACCGCGCCCCAGCGCAGGTACCAGTGGAACGGCGCCGCCGCGTTGTACACCTCGGCGCGCGGCCAGATCAGGTTGACCGTCATGGCCGCGCCCCACACCACGGCCACGAGGTTCACCGGCAGACCCCACCGGCCCAGCGAGAACCTGCCCTCACCCGCCGGCTGCCACCGGCCGCGCAGCCGGGCCACCAGCATCGGCGCCGTCACCCCCAGGTAGGCGAGGTAGATCATGATGATGCCGATGCTCGTCACCACGGTGAAGATCTGCGGCTGGCGGATGTTCACGACGAGGATCGCCACCGCCAGGATCCCGATGACCACCGCGGGCAGCACCGGGGTCCGGAAGCGCGGACTGACCCGGGCCATCAGGGACGACGCGGGCAGATTGTTGTCCCGGGACATCGCGAAGGCCAGCCGGATCGCCGCCGTGTGCACCGCCAGGGCGCACACCGTGACCGCGATCAGCACGCACCACAGCATCGCCTTGCCGGCCGTCGGACCGAGCACGTCCAGCACCACGAACTGCAGCCCGTCCGTGGACAGTTTCCCGCCGTTCAGGCTGGACACGCTCATCAGCGCCAGCAGCAGGACCAGACCGCCGAGGACGAACGACGCCACGATGGCGCGGATGATGGCCCGCGGCGCGTTGCGCGAGGGATCGAGCGACTCCTCGCCGAGCGAGGCAGCCGTGTCGAACCCGTACATGACGTACGCCGAGGCCAGCGAGGCCACCAGGAACGCGCCCAGGTACCCCGTCGAATGACCGGATCCCGTGCCCGCCGTCTCCGTGACCACCTGCGGGCCCCGGGTGATGTGGACGGCGAACAGCACGATGAGGACGACGGTGGCGATCAGCTCGATGAACACGCCCGCGCTGTTGATGGTGGCCATCAGCTTCACGCCGAAGGCGTTCACCAGGGTCGTGAACAGGATGAGCACCGTGGCCAGCACCACCGCGTTGGTCGCGACGTCGTACTTGCCCGTCCCGTCCCCGACGAACTGGAAGACGTCCGAGATCTGCGGGAGCGTCAGCTGGTAGGCCAGCGCCACCGCCGAGATCGACACGATGGAGGCGACGAGCATCATCCAGCCGGCCAGCCAGCCGAGATGCGGATTGCCTATCTTCTTCGACCAGTTGTAGACGGAACCGGCGACGGGATAGCGCGCGGCCAGCTCCGCGAAGCAGAGCGCGACCATGAACTGGCCGACGAAGACCATCGGCCAGGACCACCAGTAGGCG
The window above is part of the Streptomyces sp. NBC_01428 genome. Proteins encoded here:
- a CDS encoding MFS transporter encodes the protein MSTTPPPPSLTADTPPVAGEPTVQEGAFGWLRALGPRGRRAFGGAFGGYGLDSYDYFTLPLSMVALAAYFGLDSGQTGLFTTVTLVVSAIGGAVAGVVADRIGRVRALMITVVTYAVFTVACGFAPNYETLLVFRALQGLGFGGEWAVGAILVAEYASPRHRGRTLGAVQSAWAVGWGLAVVVYTLVFQFLGDDLAWRVMFWTGALPALLVVWVRRRVQDAPGATAVREKSADKGSFTAIFKPGTAGAPGLLRTTFFAVLLSTGVQGGYYTLATWVPTYLKSERGLSVVGTGGYLTFLISGAFLGYLTGGYLTDRLGRKRNILLFAVLSAACILTYANIPSGANTLLLVLGFPLGFCMSAIFSGFGSFLSELYPAAVRGTGQGFTYNTGRAVGAVFPTTVGFLADSWGVGGALVFGAIGYALAAVALLGLPETRGKELL
- a CDS encoding GntR family transcriptional regulator, whose amino-acid sequence is MAELTELADDRALLGRTSTAERVSDILRSRIAEGFFPPGTRLSEDSIGGALGVSRNTLREAFRLLTHERLLVHELNRGVFVRVLTVEDVEDIYRTRALVECAVVHGLGDPPYAVEGLAAAVAEGRRAAAESDWKGVSTANIHFHRALVALAGSARTDEVMRSVFAELRLAFHVVDDPRRLHEPYLARNHEILRTLQEGARDTAEHLLAAYLADSLKGLVEVYARRVADGGQGTG
- a CDS encoding GMC family oxidoreductase; the protein is MSIDEFDYVVVGGGTAGNVVAARLSEDPSVTVCVLEAGPSDVGDEDVLRLDRWMGLLESGYDWDYPVEPQASGNSFMRHARAKVLGGCSSHNSCIAFWAPAEDLDDWAAAGCTGWGSADLFPLYRRLESNDAPGDHHGRTGPVKLRTLKGEDPCGAALLEACAQEGIPTTPFNSGTTVVRGANWFQINSDENNIRQSSSVAYLHPVMGKRPNLAVRTGVRAKKLVLEGRRCVGAQYLDPDLVHTRTVRARREVIVSCGSVDTPKLLMLSGIGPAAHLREVGVEVVVDAAGVGENLQDHPEGVIMWEARQPMPTTSSQWWEAGIFYDTEPGLDRPDLMFHYGSVPFDMNTARHGFPTSENAFCLTPNVTRAKSRGTVRLRTRDYRDKPMVDPRYFTHEHDVRVMTYGLKLARRIAAQPALSGWAGAELAPGPEVRSDDELLDYIHKTHNTVYHPSCTVKMGADDDPSAPLDARLRVKGVGGLRVADGSAMPDLISVNPCITTMMIGEKCADLVKEDARTGP
- a CDS encoding APC family permease, which translates into the protein MSTTEHPTGPQHDDAELAEFGYRPELKRTLGSFHTFAAGISYISILTGTFQLFYFGYGSGGPAYWWSWPMVFVGQFMVALCFAELAARYPVAGSVYNWSKKIGNPHLGWLAGWMMLVASIVSISAVALAYQLTLPQISDVFQFVGDGTGKYDVATNAVVLATVLILFTTLVNAFGVKLMATINSAGVFIELIATVVLIVLFAVHITRGPQVVTETAGTGSGHSTGYLGAFLVASLASAYVMYGFDTAASLGEESLDPSRNAPRAIIRAIVASFVLGGLVLLLALMSVSSLNGGKLSTDGLQFVVLDVLGPTAGKAMLWCVLIAVTVCALAVHTAAIRLAFAMSRDNNLPASSLMARVSPRFRTPVLPAVVIGILAVAILVVNIRQPQIFTVVTSIGIIMIYLAYLGVTAPMLVARLRGRWQPAGEGRFSLGRWGLPVNLVAVVWGAAMTVNLIWPRAEVYNAAAPFHWYLRWGAVLFVAVIAGGGFAYYWFVQRHRTGVLDSHRPDPAPTAPLTAPAAD